The Estrella lausannensis genome window below encodes:
- a CDS encoding SEL1-like repeat protein: MNPINFPHLPQFVSLNSRQTTSPQQEPMAPGPLLQPLFKQGVPAQHLMSNPALFNPLGKIPFQIPYPVIPLPTIKAVFPAIFSGQTLPAVVVKEPAEERASKGVKRKQEDALNTDASTAGALTKKVRSEGSTLEAPVSRLTYFRPDETLLLPDEKENLSLKLLRQRELEGQFGGVLNGMWKSIFEESITEEQRSLFSHILEDMLKRGYARSAYTLACLSSSDPAAPNQGQDNELKYYRRGAWLGSTDCCYAMGVILYKKYPEGEKNAEVAYYWRVAAALGHPKARFNYAQYLLNGKGVDANPAVALKLIEENAEILKLSNAEYALALELQSGEHIPKDLPRAYELFKRAVSKGYALAESSLARALYHGEGTAVNKAEACALYKRCADRGDSRAQYTYAQMKLRGEGVEIDMEEGIHYLHLAADQNHPSAQHTLANRYATGDGLPLDKKKAFELYKKAAEISKHGKSMFQVARMYEAGDGIERDIPKAHQYYILAFRRKEALGK, encoded by the coding sequence ATGAATCCCATTAACTTTCCCCATCTTCCACAGTTTGTTTCTTTGAATTCGAGACAGACAACTTCTCCCCAGCAGGAGCCGATGGCGCCCGGTCCTCTTCTGCAGCCTCTTTTCAAGCAGGGAGTGCCTGCGCAGCATTTGATGTCCAATCCGGCTCTATTCAATCCCTTGGGGAAGATTCCTTTCCAGATCCCCTATCCGGTGATCCCCTTGCCTACAATAAAAGCGGTTTTCCCGGCAATTTTTTCAGGGCAGACACTCCCTGCGGTAGTTGTAAAGGAGCCTGCGGAGGAAAGGGCGAGTAAAGGGGTGAAACGAAAGCAAGAAGATGCTTTGAATACAGATGCATCGACAGCTGGAGCTCTGACAAAAAAAGTCCGTAGCGAGGGCAGCACGCTTGAGGCGCCTGTATCCAGATTAACATATTTTAGACCCGATGAAACCTTACTGCTCCCCGACGAAAAAGAGAATTTGTCCCTTAAGCTGTTGCGCCAGCGCGAACTGGAAGGACAGTTCGGAGGTGTTTTGAACGGCATGTGGAAATCGATTTTCGAAGAATCAATAACAGAAGAGCAAAGATCGCTTTTTAGTCATATTCTGGAAGATATGCTGAAAAGAGGCTATGCCCGAAGTGCGTATACCCTCGCTTGCTTAAGTTCAAGCGATCCGGCTGCCCCTAACCAAGGTCAAGATAACGAGTTAAAGTATTATCGGAGGGGCGCTTGGCTTGGAAGTACTGATTGCTGTTATGCAATGGGTGTGATCCTATACAAAAAATATCCCGAGGGAGAGAAAAATGCTGAAGTGGCCTATTACTGGAGAGTAGCGGCAGCCCTGGGTCATCCGAAAGCACGTTTCAATTATGCTCAGTACCTTTTAAACGGCAAAGGGGTTGATGCCAACCCAGCTGTGGCACTTAAGCTCATCGAGGAAAATGCCGAAATTTTAAAACTGTCTAATGCAGAGTATGCACTCGCTTTGGAGCTGCAAAGCGGTGAGCATATACCTAAGGACTTGCCCCGGGCCTATGAACTCTTTAAAAGGGCGGTTTCTAAGGGATACGCTCTTGCAGAATCCAGTCTTGCAAGGGCTTTGTATCATGGCGAGGGAACTGCGGTTAATAAAGCGGAAGCGTGCGCTCTCTATAAAAGATGCGCTGATCGTGGAGATAGCCGGGCACAGTATACCTATGCCCAGATGAAGCTAAGGGGGGAGGGCGTGGAGATCGACATGGAAGAGGGGATTCACTACCTACATCTTGCTGCCGATCAGAACCATCCGTCCGCACAGCATACTCTGGCAAACCGCTATGCGACAGGAGATGGTCTTCCGCTGGATAAGAAAAAGGCGTTTGAGCTCTACAAAAAAGCGGCAGAAATCTCCAAGCATGGCAAATCCATGTTCCAAGTGGCAAGGATGTACGAGGCGGGTGACGGGATTGAGCGCGATATTCCCAAGGCGCATCAATACTACATCCTTGCCTTTAGAAGAAAGGAAGCCCTTGGAAAATAA